One region of Halohasta litchfieldiae genomic DNA includes:
- a CDS encoding alpha/beta fold hydrolase has product MQQNDPTAQSDGIDIRGPDDGPSVVFVHGAVFTQTMWAPQRDALSSDRKVITLDLPGHGTRSDEDFEFDVALDLLDSVVDEHATDELLVVGLSLGGYLATEYASQHPDRVDGVVLSGCSVNPVDGMGLLTRATGGITRLATRSDRVNRFVDKAATNWVRKQDLSEEYKDEIVDSGFYPKQFGNAGPDLAGRDFRAALATYRGPSLILNGERDVVMRRGEGAHAAAAQHCEIEIIENAGHVANLPRPAAYTDKIREFMRQTVLA; this is encoded by the coding sequence GCACAGTCCGACGGTATCGACATCCGCGGACCCGATGACGGCCCGTCGGTCGTCTTCGTTCACGGAGCCGTATTCACACAGACGATGTGGGCACCACAGCGTGATGCACTCTCATCGGATCGGAAGGTGATCACGCTAGATCTCCCCGGGCATGGAACGCGATCCGACGAGGACTTCGAGTTCGATGTCGCACTTGATCTGCTCGACTCAGTCGTCGACGAACACGCGACCGATGAACTGCTCGTCGTCGGCCTCTCGCTCGGCGGCTATCTTGCGACCGAGTACGCCAGTCAGCATCCGGATCGCGTCGACGGCGTCGTCCTCTCGGGCTGTAGCGTCAATCCGGTCGACGGGATGGGACTGCTGACACGTGCTACGGGTGGCATCACTCGGCTGGCAACACGCAGCGACCGAGTCAACCGGTTCGTCGACAAAGCCGCGACCAACTGGGTTCGCAAACAGGATCTCTCCGAGGAGTACAAAGACGAAATCGTCGACTCGGGTTTCTATCCCAAACAGTTCGGCAACGCGGGGCCTGATCTCGCTGGGCGGGATTTCCGTGCCGCGCTGGCGACCTACCGCGGACCCTCGCTCATTCTCAACGGGGAACGTGACGTCGTGATGCGCCGCGGTGAGGGAGCCCACGCGGCGGCCGCCCAGCACTGTGAGATCGAGATCATCGAGAACGCAGGCCACGTCGCCAATCTCCCCCGACCAGCAGCTTACACTGACAAAATCCGTGAGTTCATGCGTCAAACCGTGCTTGCATAG
- a CDS encoding dCTP deaminase/dUTPase family protein, with amino-acid sequence MDLTAFVDDLVYEPTQTESRGLDLTVDSILRVTESGRVDFGGGELDKAETEPVETEKRDPDDDYGWWELSAGVYLIEYNETLSVPEGMTLVLQTRDAVRTRGAFHPTLHLGTGESLDPVPLTVGAGGIKIKENARLSTVLAD; translated from the coding sequence ATGGACCTTACCGCATTCGTCGACGACCTCGTCTACGAACCGACCCAAACCGAGTCCCGTGGGCTGGATCTCACCGTTGATTCGATTTTACGGGTCACCGAATCGGGTCGCGTCGACTTCGGCGGCGGCGAACTCGACAAAGCCGAAACGGAGCCAGTCGAAACCGAAAAGCGTGATCCCGATGACGACTACGGCTGGTGGGAGCTTTCGGCGGGAGTGTACCTCATCGAGTACAACGAGACGCTTTCAGTCCCCGAAGGCATGACACTCGTCTTGCAGACGCGGGATGCAGTTCGCACGCGCGGCGCGTTCCATCCAACACTCCATCTGGGAACCGGCGAGTCACTGGACCCTGTTCCGCTGACGGTCGGTGCAGGTGGAATCAAAATCAAGGAAAACGCTCGACTGTCGACGGTACTCGCCGACTAA
- a CDS encoding adenylate kinase, with amino-acid sequence MSKRILLLGAPGAGKGTQSKRLAEEYGIEHITTGDALRANKDMETEHGTPREYMDAGDLVPDAVVNEIVDAALADADGFVLDGYPRNLSQAEYLSEQTDLTAALFLDVGEDELIRRLTGRRMDPETGDIYHTEFNMPDDEEIEARLVQRDDDTEEVVKDRLETYYDNTEPVIDHYREQGALVEVDGEAHPDEVFERITDVVESEA; translated from the coding sequence ATGAGCAAGCGAATTCTGCTGCTAGGTGCACCCGGTGCAGGGAAAGGAACCCAGAGCAAGCGGCTGGCCGAGGAGTACGGTATCGAACACATCACCACGGGCGACGCACTCCGTGCGAACAAGGACATGGAGACCGAGCACGGGACTCCGCGTGAGTATATGGACGCTGGCGACCTCGTTCCTGACGCAGTCGTCAACGAAATCGTCGACGCCGCACTCGCGGATGCAGACGGCTTCGTGCTCGATGGCTACCCACGCAACCTTTCGCAGGCCGAGTATCTCAGCGAGCAGACTGATCTGACTGCGGCACTCTTCCTCGATGTCGGCGAGGACGAACTGATCCGCCGACTGACCGGTCGACGGATGGATCCCGAGACGGGCGACATCTATCACACCGAGTTCAACATGCCCGACGACGAGGAGATCGAGGCGCGACTCGTCCAGCGAGACGACGACACCGAGGAGGTTGTCAAAGACCGCCTCGAAACCTACTACGACAACACTGAACCCGTGATCGACCACTACCGCGAGCAGGGTGCTCTCGTCGAAGTCGACGGCGAGGCCCATCCCGACGAAGTCTTCGAGCGCATCACAGACGTCGTTGAATCGGAAGCCTAA
- a CDS encoding DUF106 domain-containing protein: protein MSRIERKVRSMVNADHEMESAIQTVLDSATDNEVQWVDVRDSITSGQWGRLIEKGILVDGEAGFRIEEPDAIRAGLEEKSDDTDEIEGSTWSKWDKGAAGITVLMFAGYAWAPAREFVGNAVDVLLGPVLNVLPFYVVVMIIAVATGLYSTLLRVALMDMDKMGAYKAQMEEVKERRNAAKERGDDEALEEIQEEQMEMMGDQLGMFKEQFRPMVWIMFLTIPAFLWMYWVVGYRGSEAQYELANLVIPFAGDVTWTTGIVGPIQVWIVWYFLCSMAFTQIIQKGLNISMSPSAD, encoded by the coding sequence ATGAGTAGGATCGAACGCAAGGTCCGGTCGATGGTCAACGCCGACCACGAGATGGAGTCGGCGATCCAGACCGTCCTCGACAGCGCCACCGACAACGAGGTTCAGTGGGTCGACGTGCGTGACTCGATTACCAGCGGCCAGTGGGGTCGACTGATCGAAAAAGGGATTCTCGTCGACGGCGAGGCGGGGTTCCGGATCGAGGAGCCGGACGCAATTCGTGCGGGACTCGAAGAGAAAAGCGACGACACCGACGAGATCGAAGGCTCGACGTGGTCGAAATGGGACAAAGGTGCGGCTGGCATCACGGTCCTGATGTTCGCCGGCTACGCGTGGGCACCGGCCCGCGAGTTCGTTGGGAACGCGGTCGACGTCCTTCTCGGCCCGGTGCTCAACGTCCTGCCGTTCTACGTCGTCGTGATGATCATCGCGGTCGCAACAGGACTGTACTCGACGCTGTTGCGTGTCGCGCTGATGGACATGGACAAGATGGGCGCGTACAAAGCCCAGATGGAGGAGGTCAAGGAACGACGGAACGCGGCCAAAGAACGCGGCGACGATGAGGCGCTCGAAGAGATCCAGGAGGAACAGATGGAGATGATGGGCGACCAGCTCGGCATGTTCAAAGAGCAGTTCCGGCCGATGGTGTGGATCATGTTCCTCACGATCCCGGCGTTCCTCTGGATGTACTGGGTCGTCGGCTACCGCGGCTCGGAAGCCCAGTACGAGTTGGCGAATCTCGTGATTCCGTTTGCGGGTGACGTCACCTGGACGACCGGGATCGTCGGCCCGATCCAGGTCTGGATTGTCTGGTACTTCCTCTGCTCGATGGCCTTTACCCAGATCATCCAGAAAGGACTCAACATCAGTATGTCGCCCTCGGCGGACTGA
- the purM gene encoding phosphoribosylformylglycinamidine cyclo-ligase: MTDDDGPADEEELTYAESGVDIEASEAATAALIGATGDSEGDFAGLLDIGDRYLALATDGVGTKLLVAEALSDYSTIGIDCIAMNVNDLVAAGVRPVAFVDYLAIDEPDENFAEQVGQGLSAGAEESDIELIGGETAVMPEVIKGLDLAGACAGLAAKDALFDGDAEPGDTLVGWESSGIHSNGLTLARTAATKNYSYTDSFPHEGYETIGEALLEPTRIYTHLLDPMREAGVRGAAHITGGGWTNLGRLGDNQYVVDTPFDAQPVFEFVQSEGNVSDAEMHTTFNMGTGFVAAVPDADEAESLAESTDGRVIGHVEDGDGVSIRGLDL, from the coding sequence ATGACTGACGACGACGGACCAGCTGACGAGGAAGAACTCACCTATGCGGAGTCGGGCGTCGACATCGAGGCCAGCGAGGCCGCCACCGCCGCGCTCATCGGCGCGACCGGCGACAGCGAGGGAGATTTTGCCGGCTTGCTTGACATCGGCGACCGCTATCTCGCACTTGCTACCGATGGCGTCGGCACCAAACTCCTGGTCGCCGAGGCGCTCTCGGATTACTCGACGATTGGCATCGACTGCATCGCGATGAACGTCAACGATCTGGTCGCGGCGGGGGTTCGCCCAGTTGCGTTCGTCGACTATCTTGCGATTGACGAACCCGACGAGAACTTCGCCGAACAGGTGGGTCAAGGCCTTTCAGCAGGTGCCGAGGAGTCTGATATCGAACTCATCGGGGGTGAAACTGCCGTGATGCCCGAGGTAATCAAGGGACTGGATCTCGCTGGTGCCTGTGCCGGACTCGCGGCCAAAGACGCCCTGTTCGATGGGGATGCCGAACCGGGCGATACCCTCGTGGGCTGGGAGTCGTCGGGCATTCACTCGAACGGACTCACACTGGCCCGAACTGCCGCGACAAAGAACTACTCGTACACCGACTCGTTCCCCCACGAGGGGTACGAGACGATTGGCGAAGCATTGCTGGAGCCGACCCGAATCTACACCCACCTGCTTGATCCGATGCGCGAGGCCGGTGTGCGCGGTGCGGCTCACATCACCGGCGGCGGTTGGACGAACCTCGGTCGACTGGGCGACAATCAGTATGTTGTCGACACTCCCTTCGACGCACAGCCGGTCTTCGAGTTCGTCCAATCGGAGGGTAACGTCTCCGATGCCGAGATGCACACGACATTTAATATGGGAACCGGATTTGTTGCTGCAGTGCCCGACGCAGACGAGGCCGAATCGCTCGCGGAGTCGACCGATGGTCGTGTGATCGGTCACGTTGAAGACGGCGACGGCGTCTCGATTCGCGGTCTCGATCTCTAA
- a CDS encoding acetolactate synthase large subunit, translated as MSESDQTGAELLVDCLEAEGVEYVFGIPGEELEDILFAIRESDIEFIPTRHEQGAAFMADVHGRLTGDAGVCLGTLGPGATNLLTGVADAHLDKAPLVALTGQGGLERLHQESHQALDIPDIFDSVVKWNTQIDDSRIIAESVRKAFKLSTYEKPGATQIELPEDIMGETVSGEPLPVRDRVRRPNPDPVSVDRIADRLAEAETPLVLAGNGAVRTDAATQLRTLVERTNIPVVATYMGKGAVSDRSEQSLFTLDSGPNSEAADAVSDADVVLAVGYDIAEHDPEKWNPDQDKTILHLDHEPAEVYAHYNPTVELISDIGVGLEHIDAALDTPAHTWCSDAHETIHADAVAHHDSQPFTVAGTVSLLRSAMADSDVLISDVGSHKLTIARQFPTYEPNTCLISNGLASMGIALPGGVAADLAVDDNVVVANGDGGFLMNAAELETATRLDCGFTVIVFVDDDYGLISAKQADHRGEAFGTELTNPDFVAFAESFGVDAYRPDDWNDLAGLLEAQVPSDSLSLIEVPLG; from the coding sequence ATGAGTGAATCGGACCAGACCGGTGCAGAGCTACTGGTCGACTGTCTGGAAGCCGAGGGCGTCGAGTACGTCTTCGGGATTCCGGGCGAGGAGTTGGAGGATATTCTGTTTGCGATCCGGGAGTCAGACATCGAGTTCATTCCGACGCGTCACGAACAGGGTGCGGCGTTCATGGCCGACGTGCATGGTCGACTCACTGGCGATGCGGGTGTCTGTTTGGGAACGCTCGGTCCGGGAGCAACGAACCTCCTGACCGGGGTGGCTGACGCCCACCTCGACAAGGCACCGCTGGTCGCACTCACCGGTCAGGGCGGGCTCGAACGGCTCCATCAGGAGAGCCATCAGGCGCTTGACATCCCGGATATCTTCGATTCGGTTGTCAAATGGAACACCCAGATCGACGACAGTCGAATCATTGCCGAATCGGTTCGGAAGGCGTTCAAACTGTCGACCTACGAGAAACCGGGGGCGACCCAGATCGAACTCCCCGAAGATATCATGGGCGAGACGGTGAGTGGTGAGCCGCTGCCCGTGCGGGACCGAGTTCGTCGACCGAATCCGGACCCGGTCTCGGTCGACCGCATCGCCGACCGGCTTGCGGAGGCCGAAACGCCACTCGTGCTTGCTGGCAACGGTGCGGTTCGGACCGATGCGGCCACACAGCTCCGAACACTCGTCGAACGAACCAACATTCCGGTCGTAGCGACCTATATGGGCAAAGGCGCAGTCTCGGACCGCAGCGAGCAGTCACTGTTCACGCTCGATTCGGGACCGAACAGTGAGGCGGCCGATGCCGTGTCGGACGCCGATGTCGTCTTGGCAGTCGGCTACGATATCGCCGAACACGACCCCGAAAAGTGGAACCCCGACCAAGACAAAACGATTCTCCATCTGGACCACGAGCCGGCCGAGGTGTATGCCCACTACAATCCGACTGTCGAACTCATCTCCGACATCGGTGTCGGACTCGAACACATCGACGCCGCGCTTGACACCCCCGCACACACGTGGTGTTCGGATGCTCACGAGACCATCCACGCCGATGCAGTGGCGCACCACGACAGCCAGCCGTTTACTGTCGCAGGGACCGTCTCACTACTCCGGTCGGCGATGGCTGACTCCGATGTACTGATATCCGACGTTGGTAGTCACAAACTAACTATTGCCCGGCAGTTCCCGACCTACGAGCCCAACACCTGTCTCATTTCCAACGGACTGGCGAGCATGGGAATCGCCCTGCCGGGTGGCGTGGCGGCCGATCTCGCAGTCGACGACAACGTCGTCGTCGCCAATGGCGACGGCGGCTTTCTGATGAACGCCGCCGAACTGGAGACCGCCACACGGCTCGACTGTGGGTTTACCGTGATTGTGTTCGTCGACGACGATTACGGACTCATATCGGCCAAACAGGCCGACCACCGCGGTGAGGCGTTCGGCACTGAACTCACGAACCCCGACTTCGTCGCGTTTGCCGAGAGCTTCGGCGTCGACGCCTACCGACCCGACGACTGGAACGACCTCGCAGGGCTCCTTGAAGCACAGGTTCCAAGCGACAGCCTCTCGCTGATCGAAGTTCCACTCGGCTAA